One genomic segment of Impatiens glandulifera chromosome 6, dImpGla2.1, whole genome shotgun sequence includes these proteins:
- the LOC124942649 gene encoding photosynthetic NDH subunit of subcomplex B 1, chloroplastic: MAAASLPPKSIFPLSRNPSSIPPTHFSKRSFSNLPLQDQSLSTTKRSPSQFRLNSTKKNPWLDPFDDGEDTNMEYGEYYSDGKQEENPRPPDDPNSTRGFLKFPKGYSVEVASVGLKVRGDVRRCCCVISGGVYENLLFFPVIQLIKDRYPGVQVDIIASDRGKQTYELNKNVRWADVYDPDLDFPAPEDYTDMIGILKGRYYDMILSTKLAGLGHAAFLYMSTARDRVSYIYPNVNSAGAGLLLSQTFTSNSMNLSEAGYNMYQEMADWLGRPFRSVPRQPVLPLQVSISRKVKDAVEAKYRDAGAEKGKFVVLHGLQSDSKASMQSRGDKDSLLSIEVWAEIAYSISREFTPVFVIPHEKERENVEDVVGDDASIVFVTTPGQLAALVNDSIGVIATNTAAIQFAFARGKPWSVS, encoded by the exons ATGGCAGCTGCTTCTCTTCCACCCAAATCAATTTTCCCTCTTTCGAGAAACCCATCATCAATCCCTCCAACCCATTTCTCCAAACGTTCATTCTCTAATCTCCCCTTACAAGACCAATCTCTCTCCACCACCAAAAGATCTCCATCCCAATTCCGCCTCAATTCCACCAAGAAAAACCCATGGCTCGACCCTTTCGACGACGGGGAAGACACAAATATGGAATACGGCGAATATTACTCCGACGGAAAGCAAGAAGAAAACCCTAGACCACCCGATGACCCAAATAGCACACGTGGGTTCCTTAAATTCCCCAAGGGTTACAGCGTCGAGGTCGCCTCTGTGGGTCTTAAGGTAAGGGGAGATGTCCGGCGATGCTGCTGCGTTATTTCCGGTGGTGTTTACGAGAATCTGCTGTTTTTTCCGGTGATTCAGCTTATCAAGGATAGATATCCTGGAGTTCAGGTAGATATTATTGCTTCGGATAGAGGTAAGCAAACGTATGAACTTAATAAGAATGTCAGATGGGCTGATGTTTATGACCCAGATCTGGATTTCCCTGCTCCTGAAGATTATACTGACATGATTGGAATTTTGAAG GGTAGATACTATGATATGATCCTGTCTACAAAACTGGCCGGACTTGGCCATGCAGCGTTCTTATACATGTCAACTGCTCGTGATAGAGTTAGCTACATTTACCCTAATGTAAACTCTGCCGGAGCTGGATTACTTCTGTCTCAAACATTTACCTCAAATAGCATGAACCTGTCTGAAGCAGGATATAACAT GTATCAAGAAATGGCTGATTGGTTGGGGAGACCATTTAGAAGTGTTCCTAGACAGCCTGTTCTTCCTTTGCAAGTTTCCATTTCTAGGAAGGTGAAGGATGCGGTTGAAGCTAAGTATAGAGATGCGGGAGCAGAGAAGGGAAAGTTTGTTGTTCTTCATGGATTACAATCCGATTCGAAGGCATCTATGCAGTCTAGAGGAGATAAAGATAGCTTATTGTCTATTGAAGTATGGGCTGAAATTGCATATTCAATTAG TAGGGAATTTACTCCGGTTTTTGTGATCCCACACGAGAAAGAAAGGGAAAACGTGGAAGATGTTGTAGGAGACGACGCTAGCATTGTCTTTGTTACTACTCCCGGCCAG CTTGCTGCTTTAGTTAACGACTCGATTGGGGTGATTGCTACTAATACAGCCGCTATTCAATTTGCATTTGCGCGTGGCAAGCCCTGGTCGGTTTCTTGA